One window of the Anguilla rostrata isolate EN2019 chromosome 13, ASM1855537v3, whole genome shotgun sequence genome contains the following:
- the spsb1 gene encoding SPRY domain-containing SOCS box protein 1: MGQKVPGGIKTVDMRDPAFRPLKLELQALDYTKPARLDMLLDMPPAAPEVQVQHSWNNDDRSLNIFVKEDNKLVFHRHPVAQSTDAIRGRVGYTRGLHVWEISWVMRQRGTHAVVGVATRDAPLHSVGYTALVGNNGESWGWDLGRNKLHHDGKNRPSETYPAFLEPDETFLVPDSFLAVLDMDEGTLSFIVDGQYLGVAFRGLKGKKLYPVVSAVWGHCEIRIRYINGLDPEPLPLMDLCRRSVRVALGRERLGEIHRLPLPASLKNYLLYQ; the protein is encoded by the exons ATGGGGCAGAAGGTTCCCGGAGGAATCAAGACTGTGGACATGCGGGACCCGGCGTTTCGCCCGCTCAAGCTGGAGCTGCAGGCGCTGGACTACACCAAGCCGGCCCGGCTGGACATGCTGCTGGACAtgccccccgccgcccccgagGTGCAGGTGCAGCACTCGTGGAACAATGACGACCGCTCGCTCAACATCTTCGTCAAGGAGGACAACAAGCTGGTCTTCCACCGGCACCCCGTGGCGCAGAGCACGGACGCCATCCGGGGGCGCGTGGGCTACACCCGCGGGCTGCACGTGTGGGAGATCAGCTGGGTGATGCGCCAGCGGGGCACCCACGCcgtggtgggcgtggccacgcGCGACGCCCCGCTCCACTCCGTGGGCTACACGGCGCTGGTGGGGAACAACGGCGAGTCCTGGGGCTGGGACCTGGGCCGGAACAAGCTGCACCACGACGGGAAGAACCGGCCCAGCGAGACCTACCCCGCCTTCCTGGAGCCCGACGAGACCTTCCTGGTGCCCGACTCCTTCCTGGCGGTGCTGGACATGGACGAGGGCACGCTCAGTTTCATCGTGGACGGACAGTATTTGGGCGTTGCGTTTAGAGGACTCAAGGGCAAAAAACTGTACCCCGTCGTGAGCGCCGTGTGGGGACACTGTGAGATCCGCATTCGCTACATTAATGGGCTCGATC cggagcccctccccctgatgGACCTGTGCCGGCGCTCGGTCAGAGTGGCGCTGGGGAGGGAGCGGCTCGGCGAGATCCACAGACTGCCCCTGCCCGCCTCCCTCAAGAACTACCTGCTCTACCAATGA